Genomic window (Chryseobacterium bernardetii):
ACACCATTAAAAAATATCTTGACGAACTGGAAGTCATTGAAGAAAATGACGGCAAAGCTGATCTGACGAAAGAGGAGAAACTGGTGATTAAGATTTTAGAGAACGAGAAGTTGTAGGGAATTGGAATGGAAGCTGGAAGTACTTCCGTTTTTGAGGCTTCAAGAACTTCCAGCTTTCAGTCTAACCCTTTACTCTATTGCTCAAAAATTGAGTTCTGTATTCCTTTGGAGTAATCCCTGCAATTTTTTTGAAAAGCTGGGTAAAGTGAGATGCCGTGTGAAAATTCAGTTCATAAGCAATTTCCGCAATATCTTTACTGGAATGCAGTAATGCTTTACTGTAATTGATATCGATCTCGTTGATCCACTGTTTGGGAGATTTTTGGGTAACGCTTTTCACACATTTGTTCAGATAACTTTCTGTTACGGATAATTTATCAGCATAGAAAGCCACACGTTTTTCTCCTACATGATATTTGAATAAAAGATCCCGGAACTGAAGAGACAATTCCATCGGTCTTGTGGCAGATTTATGATGGGCATCAGAATCTGTACTCAGCATTTTGATGAGAATAAGGTGAAGCATTGTGACTACCACATCATTTACGTTCAGATTATTCAGCCATAATTCCTGTTCCATAATAGGAAGAAGCTGGGTAATGGTTCCGTAAGTCAGGCTGTCCAGGTTCAGGAAAGGGGTCATAAAGAAAATGCTGCTCTTATGTTTTGGCAATTCCTGTTCAGAAAGGATATTATTTTCATAGGCCAGAAAAAAGCCTTCAATATCATCAGAAAGCTCTACGGTAGCAGTAATGGTTCCCTGTTTGATAAAGATCACTCCCCTTTTTTCCGCATGGTATTCCTTATTTTCAAGGTACTGTTTGATATGCCCGTTCGTAACGAAAATGATGAAATTAAACGTTGTACGGTACGGAATTACCGGCATCAAAATACCTTTGAGGTAATTCTCTATCCGGTAGAGCTGTATATCCGCATTATTGGCTAATATTTTTTCCGTGATATTGGGCAGGAAAAGTTTTTTGTATTGAAAATTGGATAATACTTCCATAATGAATCGATTATTACAAATTTAATGCTGAAATTATATTATTGGAGGTTTTTGTACAATGTCGGGTGTAAAATGTACAATGTATGATATGAGTCATCATTTTTTTTATTTTAGTAAAAAAAACAATTTACGCCACTACATTATACATTATACATTATACATTATACCCTAGAACTTATAGTACACTCCCACTCTTACTCCCAATGGGCTTCCCGGCGTATAGGTAAGATCTGTAACAGGTTCTGCTTCACCCTTCAGCTGGGTTTCCGTAGCAAACTGAGCTTCATTCCATTTTACATTGAACAGGTTATTGACCTGAATATTGGCTCCCCATTTCTGACGATTATAAGACAGTACCAGATCATTTACAAAGTAAGCCTTAGTTTTGATGCTATTGTCTTCCACTGCCGGTCTTTCTCCGAGGTAGCGGTATTGAAGACCTAGAGAAAATCCGTTCAGGAAGTCCCAGTTTACAGATCCTGTACTGGTCACTACCGGGGCTAATGGAATATAATCCTGACCTTTTTCTTCTTCCATAAATCTTGCATGGGAGTAATTGATATCTGCATTCAGGTAAAAGTTCTCCAACGGTTGGAAACGGATTCCCAGATCTGCCCCGAAGCGTCTTGATTTTCCTGACGGTTCTACTACGGCATCATCTCCTACATATACAAACTCCTGCTGAAGATCCATATACCACACGGTTGGGGTAATAATCAATGATTTGAACGGATGTAATCTTACTCCAAAATCTGCCCCGACAGAATATGGAAGTGTATTTTCATTTTTATTGGTCACCACTACTCTCATATCGTTGGAATGGAATCCCATCCCGGTTTTCAGGAACCACATTACATTATCGCTCTGGGCATAGGAGAAATTCAGTTTAGGACTTACTCTTGTTGCTTCTTTTGACTGCCCGGAAGGTAATTGTTCAGAATCCAGCAGATTATGCATATTAAAAATGAAATGATCTACTCTCAATGCAGGATTAATTGTCCATTTCCCGGTTTTCCAAACCAGACCTGAATACACATGAAGATTGGTTTCCGTTCCGTTTACATCGGATAATCTGTCAAGCAGCATATCTCTGTGATAAACGTGATTAAGCTGTAACGTATTGATATCATCGTTTCTTAAGCCAATTCCGGAAGTCCAGTTTAGCGAGCTGTTAGGAAAGGAAAAGTTTTTGGTATATTTTACTTCTGCACCATAGATATTTCTTCCGTCCGCCTGCTGAATTTCGTCTCCTTTGTCTTTATCTTTTAAATAAAATGTAAAATCGGAATACAGATTGAAATTATATTTGGAATAAAAAGCCATGGCATCAATCTGTTCAGAAGGTGAAATGATATGCTTGAAATTCATCTGAAGATTGGTTCTTGAAGTTTTCCCGCCCTCAGTAGGATCTATACTTCCCCATCTGCTGATGATCCCTTCATCTACCGCACGTTCCGGAATTTGTCCGGAAGCATTCCATGAGGAATTGAATGTTGAAAACTGAATATTGAAATAATCGTTATCAGTAAGCCATTGGTTATACTTTCCAAAAAGATTAACCCTGTTGAAATTCTGTTTTACGTCAAATGGTCCGTCTGTATAATTGTATTCGGCAGCGATATAAGCATTTCTCCTTCCCAGGTCATCATGCAGAATATTGAACATTCCCAATACTCTTTTTGAGCTGAACGAACCACCTTCAAGCTTTATCATGCTATTTTTCAATCCGTTATAGGTTTGAAAATCAACATAACCAGCGGTATTAAAGTCTCCACGATCCATATAGTAAGCTCCTTTTCCAAAATCAATATTGTTCACCGTTTCAGGGATCACGAAGTGAAGATCAGAATATCCCTGTCCATGGGCATGAGACATGATATTCACCGGCATTCCGTCTACATTTACGCTTACATCTGTTCCATGATCGGCATCAAATCCTCTTAAAAACAATTGTTCTGCCTTTCCCCCTCCGGCATGCTGTGCAATAAAAAGTCCCGGAACTTTTCTCAATAAATCCTGTGCTGAATTAACGGGGAATTTATTCAGATCCACTTTAGTAATGGCAGATAAAAAAGAACTGTGATTAATGGCCACTTCCGAGATCTGAAAAGGTTTATGCTGTAAGAAAATAACCTTATTTTTATCGTCTTCATTGGTAACCACCCATTTTACCTCATCATATCCCTGACGACTGATGACCAATGTATCAGGAAGTAACTGAACAGGGATGGCAAAAGTACCGTCTGTTCCAGTATGTGTATGGCTGTTTCCGTGATTATATTTTACCAATACGTCTGCAATTGGAAATTTGTCTTCTGCATCTTTTACTGACAACTGCTTTTCCGCTTCCTGCGCCATTATTTTTCCACTGAATGCTATGACAAGAAAAACAGCTGCTATTTTAGTGATTTTCATTTTTTGTTTTAATTAAATTAGAAATTACAGGTGAGAGAAAAGATAATAGACGAAGAGATGAGACTAGAGATATTTTAATTGTAAGGTCAATGGTCAGTTTTGATTCACAAGTGAATGGTGAATTGTCAGCCAGCAGTGAAAAGACAACAACCTTGAACATTAAACTTTAAACTAACCTACTCCCGCTCTAAAACCCTCAAACTCTATAACTCTCCAACCTAGATCTGCGTTTTAGTTTTAAGAAATATCTTCTGAATGAAAAGGGTGATCCATGTTCCGGCTACAAATGGGAAAGTAAAGACTCCGCCTACTGCATCCAGGCAATGATTATCAATTAAAAGATCATCAATGGCAATCGTTAGAAGAACCGCAATAAGTACCCATAATCCATCTGTTTTTTTAACTCCTGAGAATACAATAGCTGAAAGAACAGCATTAAATCCAAATAGTCCCATGTGAATTTCTTTAATAGGTTCCCCATTGAATTGGGATAATCCCGCACCAAGAATAGAGGCAGCCAAGCCATATAAAGCAGCTATCGGTGAACTGATAAAAACAGCAATAAAAAAAATAATACCTGAAAGAACCCCACCCTGGAATATCACTTCACCAAAACCATTGGTACAGGTAAGGAAATCATCATATTTTGAAGGGGCTACCTCAGCACTCAGCATTGCAGACGGCGGAATATGGGTAAAATGATGTAAAATAAACACCAATACCCAGGTAATGATAATAAAAGGAAAAGTGAACACCGGAATTTTCTTTTGGATAAAGAAATGCTGAATAACAGCTGCCAAAGCTCCTCCGAATATGATAAGGATCCAGATTAAGGCTGTTGTTTCAAACAGAAAAGCCAATGCCACTCCTACCAATGCGGCACTGAAGCCATATAATCCGGCATTGATTTCAGATGGATCATATTTAAGCTTCATTGCAGTAAAGGTTCCGGCTGCTGTTGAAAGCAGAACCGCT
Coding sequences:
- a CDS encoding helix-turn-helix domain-containing protein, with the translated sequence MEVLSNFQYKKLFLPNITEKILANNADIQLYRIENYLKGILMPVIPYRTTFNFIIFVTNGHIKQYLENKEYHAEKRGVIFIKQGTITATVELSDDIEGFFLAYENNILSEQELPKHKSSIFFMTPFLNLDSLTYGTITQLLPIMEQELWLNNLNVNDVVVTMLHLILIKMLSTDSDAHHKSATRPMELSLQFRDLLFKYHVGEKRVAFYADKLSVTESYLNKCVKSVTQKSPKQWINEIDINYSKALLHSSKDIAEIAYELNFHTASHFTQLFKKIAGITPKEYRTQFLSNRVKG
- a CDS encoding TonB-dependent receptor codes for the protein MKITKIAAVFLVIAFSGKIMAQEAEKQLSVKDAEDKFPIADVLVKYNHGNSHTHTGTDGTFAIPVQLLPDTLVISRQGYDEVKWVVTNEDDKNKVIFLQHKPFQISEVAINHSSFLSAITKVDLNKFPVNSAQDLLRKVPGLFIAQHAGGGKAEQLFLRGFDADHGTDVSVNVDGMPVNIMSHAHGQGYSDLHFVIPETVNNIDFGKGAYYMDRGDFNTAGYVDFQTYNGLKNSMIKLEGGSFSSKRVLGMFNILHDDLGRRNAYIAAEYNYTDGPFDVKQNFNRVNLFGKYNQWLTDNDYFNIQFSTFNSSWNASGQIPERAVDEGIISRWGSIDPTEGGKTSRTNLQMNFKHIISPSEQIDAMAFYSKYNFNLYSDFTFYLKDKDKGDEIQQADGRNIYGAEVKYTKNFSFPNSSLNWTSGIGLRNDDINTLQLNHVYHRDMLLDRLSDVNGTETNLHVYSGLVWKTGKWTINPALRVDHFIFNMHNLLDSEQLPSGQSKEATRVSPKLNFSYAQSDNVMWFLKTGMGFHSNDMRVVVTNKNENTLPYSVGADFGVRLHPFKSLIITPTVWYMDLQQEFVYVGDDAVVEPSGKSRRFGADLGIRFQPLENFYLNADINYSHARFMEEEKGQDYIPLAPVVTSTGSVNWDFLNGFSLGLQYRYLGERPAVEDNSIKTKAYFVNDLVLSYNRQKWGANIQVNNLFNVKWNEAQFATETQLKGEAEPVTDLTYTPGSPLGVRVGVYYKF
- a CDS encoding urea transporter is translated as MNEFFKKLPFLDHILKGIGQIMLQENRWTGLLFLIGIFMGSWQCGVAVLLSTAAGTFTAMKLKYDPSEINAGLYGFSAALVGVALAFLFETTALIWILIIFGGALAAVIQHFFIQKKIPVFTFPFIIITWVLVFILHHFTHIPPSAMLSAEVAPSKYDDFLTCTNGFGEVIFQGGVLSGIIFFIAVFISSPIAALYGLAASILGAGLSQFNGEPIKEIHMGLFGFNAVLSAIVFSGVKKTDGLWVLIAVLLTIAIDDLLIDNHCLDAVGGVFTFPFVAGTWITLFIQKIFLKTKTQI